In Centroberyx gerrardi isolate f3 chromosome 20, fCenGer3.hap1.cur.20231027, whole genome shotgun sequence, a genomic segment contains:
- the LOC139932855 gene encoding sodium-dependent neutral amino acid transporter B(0)AT2-like — protein MEKQPLPSDDDRTGDALVTEVDGGAGEESGQQGPSEPPARDGWNSKIEYFLAQVGFSVGLGNVWRFPYLCHQNGGGAFLLLYVLLMLVVGIPLFFLELAAGQAIRQGSIGVWKYISPKLAGIGYSSCVVCFFVALYYNVILAWSLFYLGNSFQYPLPWEQCPETGNVTVKECAGSSPTTYFWYRKALDITDSIDELGSFNPYITCCLLAAWTIVCLGMFKGIKTSVKVMYFSSIFPYVVLLCFLIRGLLLDGAMEGISYMFYPKLEIWADVQVWRQAATQVFFALGLGFGSIIAYSSYNPKNNNCHRDAFTVSLINFLTSVLATLVVFAVLGFRAKEKVMECVASNLEQLSQQFFNGEVDKNLMPGFNYSDPTSVALTDYRTWFKHYGDKVPGTFTDCDLEKEMQKGVEGTGLAFIAFTEAMSLLPGSPFWSALFFLMLLNLGLSTMFGTMEGILAPLTDNFKTLANNKTKLTVFSCIIGFLIGLLFTQRCGNYFVMMFDDYSATLPLIIVVVFETFSVSWLYGADRFLNDIEAMLGWRPSVIYKYLWKYVCLLAMLGLLGASMIRMFLKRPTYMSWNEEQASEVTLEYPGWALAVLSLLIIFAMMPVPLAFIHSVLRDRTKQQSRDTEIGQYSLVNTDEKCETPMTDMSELDQRNGDSTPVSS, from the exons ATGGAGAAGCAGCCCTTGCCCAGTGACGACGACAGGACAGGTGACGCGCTCGTGACGGAGGTCGACGGCGGTGCTGGTGAGGAGAGCGGCCAGCAGGGTCCGTCGGAGCCGCCCGCCAGAGACGGGTGGAACAGTAAAATAGAGTATTTCTTGGCTCAGGTGGGGTTCAGTGTCGGGCTCGGCAACGTGTGGAGGTTTCCATATTTGTGCCACCAGAATGGAGGAG GAGCTTTTCTCCTCCTGTATGTGCTGCTCATGCTGGTTGTTGGCATCCCCTTGTTCTTCCTGGAGCTGGCGGCCGGTCAGGCCATCCGGCAGGGCAGCATTGGGGTGTGGAAGTACATCTCCCCCAAGCTTGCAGGGATTGGCTACTCCAGCTGTGTG GTGTGTTTCTTTGTGGCGCTCTACTACAACGTGATCCTGGCATGGAGTCTTTTCTACCTTGGGAACTCGTTTCAGTACCCTTTACCTTGGGAACAGTGTCCAGAAACGGGGAACGTAACAG TAAAGGAATGTGCAGGCAGCTCCCCCACCACATACTTCTGGTACCGCAAGGCCCTGGACATCACAGACTCCATCGACGAGCTGGGCAGTTTTAACCCTTACATCACCTGCTGTCTGCTGGCGGCCTGGACCATCGTGTGCCTGGGAATGTTCAAGGGTATCAAGACTTCTGTCAAG GTGATGtatttctcctccatcttcccctACGTGGTGCTGCTGTGCTTCCTCATCAGAGGACTCCTGCTGGACGGGGCCATGGAGGGCATCAGCTACATGTTCTACCCCAAG CTGGAAATCTGGGCGGACGTGCAGGTGTGGCGGCAGGCGGCCACGCAGGTCTTCTTCGCTCTGGGCCTGGGCTTCGGATCTATCATCGCCTACTCCTCCTACAATCCTAAGAACAACAACTGCCACCGTGACGCCTTCACCGTCTCCTTGATAAACTTCCTCACCTCTGTGCTGGCCACTCTGGTGGTGTTTGCGGTGCTGGGCTTCCGCGCCAAAGAAAAAGTCATGGAATGTGTAGCCAG tAATTTGGAGCAGCTGTCACAGCAGTTTTTCAACGGTGAGGTAGACAAGAACCTGATGCCAGGCTTCAACTACTCTGATCCCACTTCTGTGGCCCTGACGGACTACAGGACCTGGTTTAAACACTACGGAGATAAAGTCCCTGGCACCTTTACTGACTGTGACCTGGAAAAAGAGATGCAGAAG GGTGTGGAGGGAACAGGCCTGGCCTTCATTGCCTTCACAGAAGCCATGTCCCTCCTGCCAGGCAGCCCCTTCTGGTCGGCGCTCTTCTTCCTCATGCTGCTCAACTTGGGCCTCAGCACCATGTTTGGCACAATGGAGGGCATCCTCGCCCCCCTCACAGACAACTTCAAAACTCTGGCCAACAACAAGACCAAACTCACAG TGTTCAGCTGCATCATCGGCTTTCTGATTGGCCTGCTGTTCACCCAGCGCTGCGGGAACTACTTTGTGATGATGTTCGATGATTACTCTGCCACCCTGCCGCTCATCATTGTGGTTGTTTTTGAGACATTCAGTGTGTCTTGGCTGTATGGAGCTGATAG GTTCCTCAACGACATTGAGGCAATGCTGGGTTGGCGTCCCAGTGTGATTTACAAATACCTGTGGAAATACGTTTGCCTGCTTGCTAtgctggggctgctgggagCCAGCATGATCCGCATGTTCCTCAAACGACCCACGTATATGTCATGGAACGAAGAGCAG gCCTCTGAGGTGACCCTGGAGTACCCTGGCTGGGCGCTGGCTGTCTTGTCTTTACTGATCATATTTGCCATGATGCCCGTCCCGCTGGCCTTCATCCACTCCGTCCTGCGGGACAGGACCAAGCAGCAgtccagagacacagagattgGTCAGTACAGCCTGGTCAACACTGACGAAAAGTGTGAAACCCCCATGACCGACATGTCGGAGCTGGACCAAAGGAACGGGGACTCCACTCCTGTTTCCTCTTAA